The Halorientalis sp. IM1011 genome window below encodes:
- a CDS encoding CARDB domain-containing protein, whose translation MNTRQYAVLIAGIVALSAGAAAVLPAGALGSQTQDAATVSFADQSVDDDTVTVESADLPEGGFVVIHESDDGEAGDVVGVSEYLDSGESEDIEVELDDDIEDEEEFVAMAHLDSDDDEAFDFVETDGEEDGPYTADGEAVVDSATVTAEDEEDEGGTPEEAGPPEDAGPPEDAGPPEDAGPPDEDDEDEADEDDEDETEEADEGNETDEAAVDGLAVTELDAPENATVGETLNVTATVENQGDSETTERVEFRVDGQLIANQEVTVEADEEATVSFAVDSGLQNLSEGEFQHGVFTENDWQLGTIGLEQSFELVDLEAPENATVGETVTANATVRNPNDAEATQTVAFRFDGAVADSTEVTLDGGAEETVSLEVNASGVEPGNYTHGVFTVTDGDFAEIELVPAPPEASIAFENQTVDNDTVTIESVSVDDGGFVAIHDASLLDGDAVGSVIGVSEYLEPGEYEDVEVDLFDVPGADLENETLEENQTLIAMPHLDTNDNETYDFVATEGQADGPYTDEDGDATLDDAAVTVEQPDSEAEPETPATEEETEEPPTEEETEEPTTEEAAEEPVTEEPVTEDETAEETEEPVPVAPTTEDTATEDETAEETEEPATEEPVTEESTPEQPVPEDTETEDGTAEPGTEENETADDGTETPEDDEEPTPTATVDLADQATNGTTVTVDSVNVSEGGFVVVHNVSLLDGDAVGSVIGVSEYLEPGEYEDLEIVLFDVPGVEYERDQLAVGQTVFAMPHLDTDGNEEYDFAATNGSADGPYTDADGDAVVDDGNLVIESDE comes from the coding sequence ATGAATACACGACAGTACGCAGTCTTGATCGCCGGCATCGTCGCGCTCTCGGCAGGGGCAGCGGCAGTCCTCCCAGCGGGGGCGCTCGGCAGTCAGACACAGGACGCGGCCACCGTATCGTTCGCAGATCAGAGCGTAGACGACGACACCGTCACGGTCGAGTCGGCCGACCTCCCCGAGGGCGGGTTCGTGGTGATCCACGAATCCGACGACGGCGAGGCGGGTGACGTCGTCGGCGTCTCCGAGTACCTCGACTCGGGTGAATCGGAAGATATCGAGGTCGAACTCGACGACGATATCGAGGACGAGGAGGAGTTCGTCGCGATGGCACACCTCGACTCCGACGACGACGAGGCCTTCGACTTCGTCGAGACCGACGGGGAGGAGGACGGCCCGTACACGGCCGACGGTGAGGCCGTGGTCGACAGCGCCACCGTCACCGCCGAAGACGAGGAGGACGAAGGTGGCACACCCGAGGAGGCCGGCCCTCCGGAGGACGCCGGTCCGCCTGAGGATGCTGGCCCGCCCGAGGACGCCGGCCCACCTGACGAGGACGACGAGGACGAAGCCGACGAGGACGACGAAGACGAAACTGAGGAGGCAGACGAGGGCAACGAGACCGACGAGGCAGCGGTCGACGGCCTCGCGGTGACCGAACTCGACGCACCCGAGAACGCGACCGTCGGTGAGACCCTGAACGTCACCGCCACGGTCGAGAACCAGGGCGACTCGGAGACGACGGAGCGAGTCGAGTTCCGCGTCGACGGGCAACTGATCGCCAATCAGGAGGTGACCGTCGAGGCCGACGAGGAAGCGACCGTCAGCTTCGCGGTCGACAGCGGCCTCCAGAACCTCAGCGAGGGCGAGTTCCAGCACGGCGTGTTCACCGAGAACGACTGGCAACTGGGCACGATCGGCCTCGAACAGTCCTTCGAGCTGGTCGACCTGGAAGCCCCCGAGAACGCGACCGTCGGTGAGACCGTGACGGCCAACGCGACCGTCCGGAACCCCAACGACGCAGAGGCGACCCAGACCGTCGCGTTCCGCTTCGACGGTGCGGTCGCGGATAGCACCGAAGTCACGCTCGACGGCGGCGCGGAGGAGACCGTCTCGCTCGAGGTGAACGCAAGCGGCGTCGAACCCGGGAACTACACCCACGGCGTCTTCACGGTGACCGACGGTGACTTCGCCGAGATCGAGCTCGTGCCGGCACCGCCCGAGGCCTCGATCGCCTTCGAGAACCAGACCGTCGACAACGACACCGTCACGATCGAGTCGGTGTCCGTCGACGACGGCGGCTTCGTCGCGATCCACGACGCCTCGCTGCTCGACGGGGACGCGGTCGGGAGCGTGATCGGTGTCTCCGAGTACCTCGAACCCGGGGAGTACGAGGACGTCGAGGTCGACCTCTTCGACGTACCCGGGGCCGACCTCGAGAACGAGACGCTCGAGGAGAATCAGACGCTGATCGCGATGCCCCACCTCGACACGAACGACAACGAGACCTACGACTTCGTCGCCACTGAGGGCCAAGCGGACGGCCCCTACACCGACGAGGACGGGGACGCGACGCTCGACGACGCGGCCGTGACCGTCGAGCAACCGGATAGCGAAGCGGAACCTGAAACGCCAGCCACCGAAGAAGAGACCGAAGAGCCACCCACCGAGGAGGAAACTGAAGAACCCACTACCGAGGAGGCAGCTGAAGAGCCAGTTACCGAAGAACCGGTTACCGAAGACGAAACTGCAGAGGAAACCGAGGAGCCGGTCCCCGTTGCGCCGACTACCGAGGATACTGCAACCGAAGACGAAACTGCAGAGGAAACTGAGGAACCGGCCACCGAAGAACCCGTCACCGAGGAGTCGACTCCCGAACAGCCAGTTCCCGAAGACACCGAAACCGAGGACGGGACGGCTGAGCCGGGCACCGAGGAGAACGAAACTGCGGACGACGGGACCGAGACGCCGGAAGACGACGAGGAGCCGACCCCGACCGCGACCGTCGACCTGGCGGATCAGGCGACCAACGGGACGACCGTCACCGTCGATAGCGTCAACGTCTCCGAGGGCGGCTTCGTGGTCGTCCACAACGTGTCGCTGCTCGACGGAGACGCGGTCGGGAGCGTGATCGGCGTCTCCGAGTACCTCGAACCCGGGGAGTACGAGGACCTGGAGATCGTGCTCTTCGACGTGCCCGGCGTCGAGTACGAGCGCGATCAGCTAGCAGTCGGGCAGACGGTCTTCGCGATGCCGCACCTCGACACCGACGGCAACGAAGAGTACGACTTCGCCGCGACCAACGGCTCCGCCGACGGCCCCTACACCGACGCCGACGGCGATGCGGTCGTCGACGACGGCAACCTCGTGATCGAGAGCGACGAGTGA